The Pasteurella multocida genome contains a region encoding:
- the rpmB gene encoding 50S ribosomal protein L28: protein MSRVCQVTGKRPAVGNNRSHAMNATKRRFLPNLHTHRFWVESEKRFVTLRLTAKGMRIIDKKGIDAVLADIRARGEKI, encoded by the coding sequence ATGTCTAGAGTCTGTCAAGTAACAGGCAAGCGTCCAGCAGTTGGTAACAACCGTTCACACGCAATGAACGCGACTAAGCGTCGTTTTCTACCAAACCTTCACACTCACCGTTTCTGGGTTGAGAGCGAAAAACGTTTCGTAACTTTACGCTTAACAGCGAAAGGTATGCGTATTATCGATAAAAAAGGCATTGATGCAGTTTTAGCTGATATCCGTGCTCGTGGCGAGAAAATCTAA
- the rpmG gene encoding 50S ribosomal protein L33, producing the protein MAAKGPREKIKLVSTAETGHFYTTTKNKRNMPEKMEIKKYDPVVRKHVVYKEAKIK; encoded by the coding sequence ATGGCAGCTAAAGGACCTCGTGAGAAAATCAAATTAGTTTCAACTGCAGAAACTGGTCATTTTTACACTACAACAAAAAACAAACGTAATATGCCTGAAAAAATGGAAATCAAAAAATACGATCCAGTTGTGCGTAAACACGTTGTTTATAAAGAAGCTAAAATCAAATAA
- a CDS encoding class I SAM-dependent methyltransferase, with the protein MGKTEVGHNFLARLGKTRLRPGGKIATDWLIANGDFHVNKKVLEVACNMGTTAIALAKQYGCQIEGVDLDESALEKAKQNICNEGLQDLIHVQRANAMKLPFADNSFDIVINEAMLTMLPIEAKKKAITEYWRVLKPNGFLLTHDVMLVGEDHQQILEKLRDVINVTVTPLTKDGWKRLFSECGFRNIDAYSGEMTLLSPKGLFYDEGVLGTFRIIKNALKSENREQFKQMFKTFNDPQNKLNFIAVCSQK; encoded by the coding sequence ATGGGTAAAACAGAAGTTGGACACAATTTTTTAGCACGTTTAGGCAAAACACGCTTACGCCCGGGTGGTAAAATCGCGACAGATTGGTTAATTGCCAATGGTGATTTTCATGTGAATAAAAAGGTACTTGAGGTCGCCTGTAATATGGGAACGACGGCTATTGCCTTAGCCAAACAATACGGTTGCCAGATTGAAGGGGTTGACTTAGATGAAAGCGCACTAGAGAAAGCAAAGCAAAATATCTGTAATGAAGGTTTACAAGATTTGATTCATGTGCAACGTGCCAATGCGATGAAATTACCTTTTGCAGATAACAGCTTTGATATTGTGATTAATGAAGCCATGCTAACCATGTTGCCAATTGAAGCGAAAAAGAAAGCTATTACAGAATATTGGCGTGTGTTAAAGCCCAACGGCTTTCTACTCACACATGATGTGATGTTAGTCGGAGAAGATCATCAACAGATCTTGGAAAAATTACGCGATGTCATTAATGTTACAGTTACACCATTAACTAAAGACGGCTGGAAACGTTTATTTAGTGAATGTGGTTTCCGCAATATTGATGCTTATTCAGGTGAAATGACCTTACTTTCCCCTAAAGGACTCTTTTATGACGAAGGTGTTCTAGGCACTTTTAGAATCATTAAAAATGCCCTTAAGTCAGAAAATCGAGAACAATTTAAACAAATGTTCAAAACCTTTAATGACCCACAAAATAAGCTCAATTTTATTGCGGTTTGTAGTCAAAAATAA
- the recF gene encoding DNA replication/repair protein RecF (All proteins in this family for which functions are known are DNA-binding proteins that assist the filamentation of RecA onto DNA for the initiation of recombination or recombinational repair.), with amino-acid sequence MAISRLLIENFRNLTAVDLEFDHGFNFLVGNNGSGKTSLLEAIFYLGHGRSFKSAVSNRIISYEQPHFILHAKIQEQAHQWSVGLQKLRQGNSVVKINGEDGNKIADLAHLLPMQLITPEGLTLLNGGPVYRRAFLDWGLFHHHNHFHLAWINLNRLLKQRNAALQQATHYQALEIWDRELVKLAHQVSEWRAQYAEALRPEIEQTCRLFLPELEISVSFHQGWEKDSDYADLLVRHFERDRAIGYTVSGPQKADFRFKANGLPVEDVLSRGQLKLLMCALRLAQGEHLMKQKERHCIFLIDDFASELDQYKRALLAERLKQSGSQVFVSAITETQLKQMQPQQHRTFRVEEGCIAPL; translated from the coding sequence ATGGCAATTTCACGTTTACTGATTGAAAACTTTCGTAACTTAACAGCCGTGGATCTCGAATTTGATCACGGCTTTAACTTTTTAGTGGGTAACAATGGCAGTGGCAAAACCAGCCTATTAGAAGCGATTTTTTATCTCGGGCATGGTCGCTCCTTCAAAAGTGCGGTCAGTAATCGCATTATTTCTTACGAACAACCGCATTTTATTTTACACGCCAAAATTCAAGAACAAGCCCATCAATGGTCTGTTGGTTTACAGAAATTACGGCAAGGAAATTCAGTTGTAAAAATTAATGGTGAAGATGGCAATAAAATTGCCGATCTTGCCCATTTGCTTCCTATGCAATTAATTACCCCTGAAGGCTTAACCTTGTTAAATGGTGGTCCCGTTTACCGTCGTGCTTTTTTGGACTGGGGACTTTTTCATCATCATAATCACTTTCATTTAGCTTGGATAAATTTAAATCGTTTATTAAAACAACGTAATGCGGCGTTACAACAAGCCACTCATTATCAGGCGCTTGAAATCTGGGATCGTGAACTAGTGAAACTTGCGCATCAAGTCAGTGAATGGCGTGCACAATATGCAGAAGCATTGCGTCCTGAAATTGAACAGACTTGCCGCTTATTTTTACCTGAATTAGAGATCAGTGTGAGCTTTCATCAAGGTTGGGAAAAAGACAGTGACTATGCTGACTTGTTAGTTCGCCATTTTGAACGCGATCGTGCAATAGGTTATACCGTGTCGGGACCACAAAAAGCAGACTTTCGCTTTAAAGCCAATGGCTTGCCAGTGGAAGATGTGCTTTCTCGTGGGCAGTTGAAGTTATTGATGTGTGCACTACGCCTTGCGCAAGGTGAACATTTAATGAAGCAGAAAGAACGACATTGTATTTTTCTGATTGATGATTTTGCTTCGGAACTGGATCAATATAAACGCGCTTTATTAGCTGAGCGTTTGAAACAAAGTGGCTCACAAGTGTTTGTCAGCGCGATTACAGAAACACAACTAAAGCAAATGCAACCACAACAACACCGCACTTTTCGGGTTGAAGAAGGTTGCATTGCACCGCTTTAA
- a CDS encoding YheU family protein, which yields MIIPWQELEEETLNNIVESFILREGTDYGQCELSLEQKKQALLSQIQQGTVVIVWSELHESIDIKDKMDLLK from the coding sequence ATGATCATTCCTTGGCAAGAATTGGAAGAAGAAACGTTAAACAATATTGTGGAGAGTTTCATTTTAAGAGAAGGGACAGACTATGGTCAATGTGAGCTTTCCTTAGAACAAAAAAAACAAGCTTTACTTTCTCAAATTCAACAAGGTACTGTCGTGATAGTTTGGTCTGAACTGCACGAATCAATTGATATAAAAGACAAAATGGACTTGTTAAAATGA
- the dnaA gene encoding chromosomal replication initiator protein DnaA, whose translation MKPDLSSLWQECLLQLQDQISLTDFSTWLRPLQADFSVQNTIVLYASNVFIKQKVDESYLAQLTKVAQELSDNAELVVQVKVGVKPEPKPAQPSALPTHHNKEENKPQTVIRSYLNPKHVFENFVEGKSNQLARAVAQKVADNPGEPSSNPLFLYGGTGLGKTHLLHAIGNGILSRNTNARVLYIHANNFMQQMVNAVRDNKMDEFKKFYRSLDALLVDDIQFFAEKEKTQEEFFHIFNNLFDTGRQIILTSDRYPKEIEKLEERLKSRFGWGLTTAIEPPELETRVAILLKKAEEKNIYLPEEVAFFIGQKLRTNVRDLEGALNRVSANAEFMGAAITIDFVRETLKDMLALQDKLVTVENIQKVVAEYYRIKVSDLKGKSRSRSIARPRQLAMALSKELTNRSLPEIGKNFGDKDHTTVLHACRKIAELREQEHSLEEDWSNLIRTLSV comes from the coding sequence ATGAAACCAGACCTATCTTCTCTTTGGCAAGAATGCCTTTTACAGCTTCAAGACCAGATTTCACTAACGGATTTTAGCACCTGGTTACGTCCTTTACAGGCCGATTTTAGCGTACAAAATACGATTGTTTTGTATGCCTCTAATGTGTTTATTAAACAAAAAGTGGACGAAAGTTATTTGGCACAATTGACTAAAGTTGCACAAGAGCTCAGTGACAATGCTGAGTTAGTGGTACAGGTCAAAGTTGGGGTGAAACCTGAACCGAAGCCCGCGCAACCTTCTGCTTTGCCAACACATCACAATAAAGAAGAAAATAAACCGCAAACGGTTATTCGTTCTTATTTAAATCCCAAGCATGTGTTTGAAAATTTTGTGGAAGGTAAATCGAATCAACTTGCTCGTGCAGTTGCACAAAAAGTGGCAGATAATCCTGGTGAACCGAGTTCCAATCCGCTTTTTCTGTATGGTGGTACAGGTTTAGGGAAAACCCATTTATTGCATGCTATTGGCAATGGTATTCTATCTCGTAATACAAATGCGAGAGTCCTATATATTCATGCTAATAATTTTATGCAACAAATGGTGAATGCGGTACGTGATAACAAAATGGATGAATTTAAAAAATTCTACCGCTCTTTAGATGCGCTGTTAGTGGATGATATTCAATTCTTTGCAGAAAAAGAAAAAACCCAAGAAGAGTTTTTCCATATTTTCAATAATTTATTTGATACGGGACGTCAAATTATCCTGACATCGGATCGGTATCCAAAAGAAATTGAAAAACTGGAAGAGCGTCTGAAATCGCGTTTCGGTTGGGGATTAACTACCGCGATTGAGCCGCCTGAACTGGAAACGCGCGTAGCGATTTTATTAAAGAAAGCCGAAGAAAAGAACATTTATTTACCTGAAGAAGTGGCGTTTTTTATCGGACAAAAATTACGTACTAACGTGCGTGATCTTGAGGGCGCACTTAATCGAGTAAGTGCGAATGCGGAGTTTATGGGGGCGGCGATTACAATTGATTTTGTACGCGAAACCTTAAAAGACATGTTGGCATTACAGGATAAATTGGTCACAGTAGAGAATATTCAAAAAGTGGTGGCTGAATATTATCGGATTAAAGTTTCGGATTTGAAAGGCAAGAGTCGCTCTCGATCGATTGCACGTCCACGCCAACTCGCGATGGCGTTGTCGAAAGAATTGACAAATCGCAGTCTGCCAGAAATCGGGAAAAATTTTGGTGATAAAGATCATACAACGGTCTTGCATGCCTGTCGTAAAATTGCAGAATTGAGAGAACAAGAACATTCTTTAGAAGAGGATTGGTCAAATTTAATCCGTACACTCTCTGTGTAA
- the mutM gene encoding bifunctional DNA-formamidopyrimidine glycosylase/DNA-(apurinic or apyrimidinic site) lyase — protein MPELPEVETTKNGISPYLEGAIIEKIVVRQPKLRWMVSEELAQITQQKVIALSRRAKYLIIQLETGYMIGHLGMSGSLRVVEKEDLIDKHDHLDIVVNNGKVVRYNDPRRFGAWLWTEKLDEFPLFLKLGPEPLSEEFDSDYLWQKSRKKQTALKTFLMDNAVVVGVGNIYANETLFLCNLHPQKTAGSLTKAQCGQLVEQIKQVLSNAIQQGGTTLKDFLQPDGRPGYFVQELRVYGNKDKPCPTCGTKIESLVIGQRNSFYCPKCQKR, from the coding sequence ATGCCAGAATTACCTGAAGTTGAAACCACAAAAAATGGAATTAGCCCTTATCTTGAAGGGGCTATCATTGAAAAAATTGTTGTTCGCCAACCGAAATTACGCTGGATGGTAAGCGAAGAATTAGCGCAAATTACACAACAAAAAGTCATCGCATTAAGTCGCCGTGCGAAGTATTTAATTATCCAACTTGAAACAGGCTATATGATTGGACATTTAGGGATGTCAGGGTCATTGAGAGTTGTGGAGAAAGAGGATCTTATTGATAAACATGATCATCTTGATATCGTAGTGAATAACGGAAAAGTTGTGCGTTATAACGATCCTCGTCGTTTTGGCGCGTGGTTATGGACAGAGAAGTTGGACGAATTTCCTCTTTTTCTGAAATTAGGTCCAGAGCCTCTGTCTGAGGAATTTGATTCTGATTACTTGTGGCAAAAAAGTCGTAAAAAACAGACCGCACTTAAAACTTTTTTAATGGATAATGCTGTCGTCGTTGGCGTTGGGAATATCTATGCGAATGAAACGTTATTTCTTTGTAACCTACATCCGCAAAAAACAGCAGGGAGTTTAACTAAGGCACAATGTGGGCAGTTAGTAGAACAAATAAAACAAGTGCTGTCTAACGCAATCCAACAAGGTGGTACGACGCTAAAAGATTTTCTCCAACCGGATGGACGTCCAGGCTATTTTGTCCAAGAATTGCGGGTTTATGGTAATAAGGATAAGCCTTGTCCAACATGTGGCACAAAAATAGAAAGTTTAGTGATAGGGCAACGAAATAGTTTCTATTGCCCCAAGTGTCAGAAGAGATAA
- the dut gene encoding dUTP diphosphatase codes for MKKIDVKILDQRIGTEFPLPTYATEGSAGLDLRALIDVPMTVEAGQTVLIPTGLSLYIADPTLAAVILPRSGLGHKHGIVLGNLVGLIDSDYQGPLMVSLWNRSTEPFKVEVGDRIAQLVFVPVVQAEFNVVSDFAQTERGEGGFGHSGKQ; via the coding sequence ATGAAAAAAATTGATGTCAAAATTCTCGATCAACGTATTGGAACAGAATTCCCTTTGCCAACATATGCAACCGAAGGGTCCGCGGGCTTAGATTTAAGAGCATTAATTGATGTGCCAATGACTGTAGAAGCGGGACAAACCGTGTTAATTCCAACAGGTTTATCTCTTTATATTGCCGATCCTACGCTGGCGGCCGTTATTTTGCCTCGTTCAGGTTTAGGTCATAAACATGGCATCGTTTTAGGTAATTTAGTCGGTTTAATTGACTCGGATTATCAAGGTCCATTAATGGTTTCGCTGTGGAACCGTAGCACTGAGCCATTTAAAGTGGAAGTAGGTGATCGTATTGCCCAATTAGTGTTTGTGCCTGTCGTGCAAGCTGAGTTTAATGTCGTCAGTGATTTTGCACAAACTGAGCGTGGTGAAGGTGGATTTGGACATTCGGGTAAACAATAA
- the slmA gene encoding nucleoid occlusion factor SlmA, with product MQKPVKRSLKERRQQVLTVLTHMLHSERGMERMTTARIAAEVGVSEAALYRYYPSKTKMFEALIDNLEAHLFTRITQSVKNETHTAARVHNIMQMVLDFARKNPGLTRILTGHALMFEEPQLQARVAQFFDRLELQFINILQMRKLREGKGFDYEERVIAAHLVNLCEGHFMRYVRSNFRHSTQQSFEQQWRLLERLFA from the coding sequence ATGCAAAAACCAGTAAAACGCAGTCTGAAAGAACGCCGTCAGCAAGTGCTGACCGTTCTGACACATATGTTGCATTCGGAACGGGGAATGGAACGTATGACAACAGCTCGCATTGCTGCCGAAGTAGGTGTTTCAGAAGCCGCGCTTTATCGTTACTATCCAAGTAAAACCAAAATGTTTGAAGCCTTGATTGATAATCTGGAAGCACATTTATTCACACGTATTACGCAATCCGTTAAAAATGAGACCCATACTGCCGCGCGTGTTCATAATATTATGCAAATGGTGTTAGATTTTGCGCGCAAAAATCCCGGCTTAACTCGTATTTTAACGGGACACGCCTTAATGTTTGAAGAACCGCAATTACAAGCACGCGTCGCCCAATTTTTTGATCGCCTTGAGTTACAATTCATCAACATCTTACAAATGCGAAAATTACGTGAAGGAAAAGGTTTTGACTATGAAGAGCGCGTTATCGCGGCACATCTGGTGAACCTGTGTGAAGGGCACTTTATGCGTTATGTCCGTTCCAATTTCCGCCATTCCACACAACAAAGTTTTGAGCAACAATGGCGATTGCTTGAAAGGTTATTTGCATAA
- the radC gene encoding RadC family protein, translating to MQNQVESLSLMPREKLLRFGAPALTDEELLAIFLRTGIKGCSVMQLSRHVLQHFHSLRGLMSATQTEFCQLKGLGITQFIQLQACTEMSKRYLQEELKLTQAFKNSENVRFYLQATLENKEREIFQVLFLDNQHRLIKQEEMFLGTINCTTIHPREIIKSALFCNAAALILAHNHPSGNPEPSASDKMVTTKIQAAAELVEIRILDHFVIGKGCYYSFAENRLL from the coding sequence ATGCAGAATCAAGTAGAAAGCCTGAGTTTGATGCCACGTGAAAAATTATTGCGTTTTGGTGCACCGGCTTTAACTGATGAAGAATTGCTAGCGATTTTTTTAAGAACAGGGATAAAAGGCTGCTCCGTTATGCAACTTTCGCGACACGTTTTACAGCATTTCCATTCATTAAGAGGATTAATGTCAGCCACACAAACTGAGTTTTGTCAGCTGAAAGGATTAGGGATAACGCAATTTATTCAATTACAAGCCTGTACTGAAATGAGTAAACGCTATCTACAAGAAGAATTAAAATTAACACAAGCATTTAAGAATTCTGAAAATGTGCGATTTTATTTACAAGCGACATTGGAAAATAAGGAACGAGAAATTTTTCAGGTCCTTTTTTTAGATAATCAGCATCGCTTGATTAAACAAGAAGAAATGTTTTTAGGGACGATTAATTGTACAACGATTCACCCGAGAGAAATTATAAAAAGTGCACTTTTTTGTAATGCGGCGGCGTTAATTTTAGCTCACAATCACCCTTCTGGAAACCCCGAACCAAGTGCCTCGGATAAAATGGTTACCACAAAAATCCAAGCAGCTGCTGAGTTAGTTGAAATCCGAATTTTGGATCATTTTGTGATAGGGAAAGGCTGTTACTATTCGTTTGCAGAAAATAGACTCCTATAA
- the crp gene encoding cAMP-activated global transcriptional regulator CRP has protein sequence MQEQMQTTPSIDPTLEWFLSHCHIHKYPSKSTLIHAGEKAETLYYLIKGSVAVLVKDEDGKEMILTYLSQGDFFGEAGLFEEGQLRSAWIKAKSPCEIAEISYKKFRQLIQVNPDILMHLSAQLARRLQNTSRQVSNLAFLDVTGRIAQTLLNLAKMPEAMTHPDGMQIKITRQEIGQMVGCSRETVGRILKMLEDQHLISAHGKTIVVYGTR, from the coding sequence GTGCAAGAACAAATGCAAACTACACCATCGATAGATCCTACGTTAGAGTGGTTTCTATCTCACTGCCATATTCACAAATATCCTTCCAAAAGTACATTGATTCATGCAGGTGAAAAAGCCGAGACGCTGTATTATCTGATTAAAGGTTCCGTTGCAGTCTTAGTCAAAGATGAAGATGGCAAAGAAATGATTTTGACTTATTTAAGTCAAGGTGATTTTTTTGGTGAGGCTGGTCTTTTCGAAGAGGGACAATTACGTTCAGCTTGGATTAAGGCAAAAAGCCCATGTGAAATTGCCGAAATTTCTTATAAAAAATTTCGTCAATTAATTCAGGTCAACCCAGATATTTTAATGCATTTATCAGCTCAGCTAGCACGTCGCTTACAAAATACGTCAAGACAAGTAAGTAATCTAGCCTTTTTAGATGTGACGGGGCGTATCGCACAAACCTTATTAAATCTGGCTAAAATGCCAGAAGCCATGACCCATCCAGATGGGATGCAAATTAAAATCACGCGCCAAGAAATTGGGCAAATGGTGGGATGTTCGCGTGAAACGGTAGGACGAATCCTCAAAATGTTAGAAGATCAGCATTTAATCTCTGCACATGGTAAAACCATTGTCGTTTACGGTACAAGATAA
- the coaBC gene encoding bifunctional phosphopantothenoylcysteine decarboxylase/phosphopantothenate--cysteine ligase CoaBC: MQPLQSKRIVVGITGGIAAYKSIELIRLLRKNQADVRVVLTPAAAEFVTPLTLQAISGNAVAQSLLDPQAELAMGHIELAKWAEAIVIAPASADFLARLTVGMANDLLSTLCLATKAPLLLAPAMNQQMFAQAITQQNLSALVQRGYHVVGPNTGEQACGDVGLGRMSEPSEIYTALCELFHTQQDLVGLKVAITAGPTQEAIDPVRYISNHSSGKMGFAIAEAFAERGATVTLISGPVNLATPEKVQRINVISAQDMHQQALKSAVENQIFIGCAAVADYRVAEIATQKIKKAGDEINLTLVKNPDIIADVGHLAVQRPFTVGFAAETQHVEQYAQDKRQRKKLDMICANDVSDGQVFGQDQNSLHLFWHNGSTKLALESKKTLAKQLVNQIIARYRQS; encoded by the coding sequence ATGCAACCCCTTCAATCAAAACGTATCGTCGTCGGTATTACTGGTGGCATTGCTGCTTATAAATCCATCGAATTAATCCGCTTATTACGCAAAAATCAGGCTGATGTACGCGTAGTGCTCACTCCGGCTGCTGCAGAATTCGTTACTCCTTTAACGTTACAAGCCATCTCAGGCAATGCCGTGGCTCAGTCTCTCTTGGATCCCCAAGCTGAATTAGCGATGGGACACATTGAATTAGCCAAATGGGCAGAAGCCATTGTGATTGCGCCAGCAAGTGCAGATTTTCTCGCCCGTTTAACCGTTGGTATGGCAAATGATCTGCTTTCTACTCTTTGTTTAGCAACCAAAGCCCCCCTTTTACTCGCTCCAGCGATGAATCAGCAAATGTTTGCTCAAGCGATAACGCAGCAAAATCTGAGTGCTCTAGTTCAACGTGGTTACCATGTTGTCGGTCCCAATACAGGCGAGCAAGCTTGTGGGGATGTTGGTTTAGGACGTATGTCTGAACCTTCTGAAATTTATACCGCACTTTGTGAGTTATTCCATACTCAACAAGATTTAGTGGGACTAAAAGTGGCGATTACCGCAGGTCCAACGCAAGAAGCCATTGATCCAGTTCGTTATATTAGTAATCACAGTTCTGGAAAAATGGGCTTTGCGATTGCCGAAGCCTTTGCTGAACGTGGAGCAACAGTCACGTTAATCTCAGGTCCGGTTAATTTAGCGACACCCGAGAAAGTCCAGCGCATCAATGTCATCTCTGCTCAAGACATGCATCAGCAAGCGCTCAAAAGTGCGGTCGAAAATCAGATATTTATTGGCTGTGCTGCCGTAGCAGATTATCGCGTTGCTGAGATCGCGACGCAAAAAATCAAAAAAGCAGGAGATGAAATCAACCTGACATTAGTTAAAAATCCTGACATCATTGCAGATGTTGGGCATTTAGCGGTACAACGTCCATTTACGGTAGGTTTCGCAGCGGAAACCCAACATGTTGAGCAGTACGCACAAGACAAACGACAACGTAAAAAGCTGGATATGATTTGTGCGAATGATGTATCAGATGGACAAGTCTTCGGGCAAGACCAAAATAGCCTGCATCTCTTTTGGCACAATGGCAGCACAAAATTAGCATTAGAGAGTAAAAAAACATTAGCCAAACAATTAGTTAATCAAATTATTGCGCGTTACCGCCAATCTTAA
- the dnaN gene encoding DNA polymerase III subunit beta has product MQFIVSRENLLKPLQQVCGVLSSRPNIPVLNNVLLQIRGERLVITGTDLEVELSTETALLRTDVQGSFTIPAKKFLDICRSLPEEAEISVSFEEDRAIVKSGRSKFNLSTLPAEEYPNLTDWQSEVDFTLEQSTLRRLIEATQFSMANQDARYFLNGMKFETEGNLLRTVATDGHRLAVCTIALEQDLQTHSVILPRKGVLELVRLLENTDLPARLQIGTNNLRIDLGNIIFTSKLIDGRFPDYRRVLPRNATRILEAEWDVLKQAFVRAAILSNERFRSVRLQLSENQLKITATNPEQEVAEEIIDVSYVGEEMEVGFNVSYILDVLNALKCQRVRMRLTDASSSCLIEDCDDASAEYVIMPMRL; this is encoded by the coding sequence ATGCAGTTTATTGTTTCAAGAGAAAATTTATTAAAGCCATTACAACAAGTGTGTGGGGTGCTAAGTAGCCGCCCAAATATTCCCGTATTAAATAATGTATTACTACAAATTCGTGGTGAGCGTTTAGTGATTACCGGCACGGACTTAGAAGTTGAGCTCTCCACTGAAACTGCACTATTACGTACAGATGTGCAAGGTAGTTTTACTATTCCTGCCAAGAAATTTTTAGATATTTGCCGCAGTTTACCCGAAGAAGCGGAGATCTCAGTTAGTTTTGAAGAAGATCGTGCCATTGTGAAATCTGGTCGCAGTAAATTTAACTTGTCGACTTTACCAGCTGAAGAGTACCCAAATTTAACTGATTGGCAATCAGAGGTTGATTTTACTCTTGAACAAAGCACATTGCGTCGTCTGATTGAAGCCACGCAATTTTCCATGGCGAACCAAGACGCACGCTATTTCTTAAACGGCATGAAATTTGAAACAGAAGGGAATTTATTGCGTACTGTGGCAACGGATGGTCACCGTTTAGCCGTTTGTACCATTGCATTAGAACAAGACTTACAAACCCATTCAGTGATACTACCGCGCAAAGGGGTATTAGAGTTAGTCCGTTTACTCGAAAACACGGATTTGCCCGCTCGTTTACAAATTGGTACGAATAACTTGCGTATTGATTTAGGCAATATTATTTTCACTTCAAAACTGATCGATGGTCGATTCCCAGATTATCGTCGTGTCTTACCACGCAATGCAACACGTATTTTAGAAGCGGAATGGGATGTGTTAAAACAGGCGTTTGTGCGCGCGGCGATTTTATCTAATGAGCGTTTCCGTAGTGTTCGTTTACAGTTAAGTGAAAATCAATTAAAAATTACGGCAACCAATCCAGAACAAGAAGTGGCAGAAGAAATTATCGATGTTTCTTATGTGGGTGAAGAAATGGAAGTCGGCTTTAATGTAAGCTACATTTTAGATGTATTAAATGCGTTAAAATGTCAGCGAGTGCGTATGCGTCTGACCGATGCCTCGTCAAGTTGCTTAATTGAAGATTGTGACGATGCTAGCGCGGAATATGTCATTATGCCAATGCGTTTATAG